Proteins encoded by one window of Clostridium bornimense:
- a CDS encoding sodium-dependent transporter, translated as MKQREGFSSGLTVFLVTLSSAVGLGNIWLFPYLTGSNGGAAFILIYLLCIAIVGLPVMLCEFFMGRRTKKNIIGAVTTLSNKKAFKSIGYLGMASTAMIAFFYAVVAGWVYSYVLKSITGTFKGVTNTEVKEIFTSSTTSIFPPAIWVFIVLTVVSIILISGVKKGIEKVTKVLMPILLILLVICVIKSLTLSGAKEGIEFLFKPDFSKVNMAVVVSALGLSFFKLSLGMGTMTTYASYYTKDSNLYGNAAKVIISDTLVSLLAGLAIFPAVFSFGLDPSSGPSLLFETIPLIFSKIPGGSILIVAFFLTAAFASTMALISMIEVLVAYFTEEKKMDRTKAVIIIVSVIFIVSAITSMTVSGGILSKYPLFDTFDKLTSSILLPLGGLIIAIFIGWFVNKKDFLDELSNEGALKQNITAAKISYIIIKFVTPILLIIVFLSSIGVI; from the coding sequence ATGAAACAGAGAGAAGGTTTTTCATCAGGACTTACAGTATTCTTAGTAACATTAAGTTCAGCTGTAGGTTTAGGAAACATTTGGTTGTTTCCATATTTAACAGGTAGTAATGGAGGAGCGGCATTTATACTTATATATTTATTATGTATAGCCATTGTAGGATTGCCTGTTATGCTTTGTGAATTTTTTATGGGAAGAAGAACGAAGAAAAATATAATAGGAGCAGTAACAACATTATCAAATAAAAAAGCATTTAAGAGTATTGGATACTTAGGAATGGCATCAACAGCTATGATAGCATTTTTCTATGCAGTAGTAGCAGGTTGGGTATATTCATATGTATTAAAATCTATAACTGGTACTTTTAAAGGAGTAACTAATACAGAAGTAAAAGAGATTTTTACTAGTTCCACTACATCAATTTTTCCTCCAGCTATATGGGTATTTATAGTATTAACAGTAGTATCTATAATTTTAATTTCTGGAGTTAAGAAAGGAATTGAAAAAGTAACTAAGGTTTTAATGCCGATATTACTTATATTATTAGTTATTTGTGTAATAAAATCATTAACATTATCAGGAGCAAAAGAAGGAATAGAATTTTTATTTAAACCTGATTTTTCAAAGGTTAACATGGCTGTAGTTGTGTCAGCTTTAGGATTATCATTTTTTAAACTATCTTTAGGGATGGGAACAATGACTACTTATGCAAGTTATTATACTAAAGATAGTAATTTATATGGAAATGCAGCTAAAGTTATAATTTCAGATACTTTAGTTTCATTATTAGCTGGACTAGCTATTTTCCCAGCAGTATTTTCTTTTGGATTAGATCCAAGTTCTGGACCATCATTATTATTTGAAACAATTCCACTTATATTTTCAAAAATACCAGGTGGATCAATATTAATTGTTGCATTCTTTTTAACAGCAGCTTTTGCATCTACTATGGCTTTAATATCTATGATAGAAGTTCTTGTAGCTTATTTTACTGAAGAAAAGAAAATGGATAGAACAAAAGCTGTTATTATAATTGTAAGTGTAATATTTATTGTTTCAGCAATAACATCTATGACAGTAAGTGGAGGGATTTTAAGCAAATATCCACTATTTGATACATTTGATAAATTAACATCTAGTATATTATTACCATTAGGTGGGTTAATAATAGCTATATTTATAGGATGGTTTGTGAATAAAAAAGACTTTTTAGATGAATTATCTAATGAAGGTGCTTTAAAGCAAAATATTACAGCAGCAAAAATTTCTTATATAATAATCAAATTTGTGACTCCTATCTTATTGATTATAGTATTTTTGTCATCTATAGGAGTTATTTGA
- a CDS encoding signal peptidase I: MKKFLRVSGNIIFALIIILIAIGLIGNLSAKSDKVYNITKYRTYIIVSPSMKPTIDPGDLIFVRKVNVEKIKEGDIITFNNEDIVATHRAIKVDDKTITTKGDSNNVEDYPIDKKEVIGKFIFAIPKIGYIFSFATSSIGMVTIGCIIIFIFIYDFIFKDNKKSKNN, encoded by the coding sequence ATGAAAAAGTTTTTAAGAGTATCAGGTAATATAATTTTTGCATTAATAATAATTTTAATTGCAATAGGTCTTATAGGAAATTTATCAGCAAAATCAGATAAGGTATACAATATCACAAAATATAGAACTTATATAATTGTAAGTCCTAGTATGAAGCCAACAATTGATCCTGGTGATTTGATTTTTGTAAGGAAAGTTAATGTAGAGAAGATAAAAGAGGGAGATATTATAACTTTTAATAATGAGGATATCGTTGCAACACATAGAGCTATAAAAGTTGATGATAAGACAATTACAACTAAGGGTGATAGTAATAATGTTGAAGATTATCCCATAGACAAAAAAGAAGTAATAGGAAAGTTTATTTTTGCCATTCCTAAGATTGGATATATTTTTTCTTTTGCAACATCTTCAATAGGTATGGTGACAATAGGGTGCATAATCATATTTATTTTCATATATGATTTTATTTTTAAAGACAATAAAAAAAGTAAAAACAATTAA
- a CDS encoding carboxypeptidase-like regulatory domain-containing protein codes for MKGKKVAITIMIIASVCTINIGYSYFNSKVKMKNYNSNSINRMYITNGNSKVEINTADSKWQYANSEDVEGSVVNPEDGLEVSYKGVKITNKSNLTSNLNLNLTFTGEKVGGTEEGDPNISDDDIDVDNREDMMGFEVLVGDIDNLGFGYNGLDPFKEIMPVHSLDVYPKDSEDVQGTDRKMVNTGFYNFYNRTSSGGFGNTWSVLLYTTKAGLTFGEDGTWKNSNYKWPLEWKTIKPQSGYGCSFGGYFYKKEDGNWTSESKFYDKYWGIDTSKVGDLKDDNGEIFFDGYTNTTLGHHETHIFNGVDWGAMQKVEPLKFVYNDKISEEDKDKKVSSATIQVMFDDLQPEPSEDFKEYKADDSEWRISSFSAKSRNKYQVTLAVEGNENYPEVRVPEFEEIINNIDQHGPRGNLVTFEVPKRLLKYIENGGEGLLLKIDDPRDGTIVGKNYDGTEIKLGDVASGDSYAIDFAKITVNGTVDRSAGIEGRILDNEGNPIKDAVITGSGIEGQVTTDENGYYYIENVAPGQVILKVTHPSYNDRVSTIYHVNSGDIVTLNINMLPSGKDPIIVAKTKFTGNIIINKYKKGSNTAVGESIVKEIKIVKSGEKYSIEDISLKVEPGFYYNVDYNLKLFSKGNIDFVSQDGFKLKFDSELKARITQENNISQ; via the coding sequence GTGAAGGGAAAGAAAGTTGCTATTACCATCATGATTATTGCATCAGTTTGTACTATTAATATAGGATATAGTTATTTTAATTCTAAAGTAAAAATGAAAAATTATAATAGTAATTCAATTAATAGGATGTATATAACTAATGGAAATAGTAAAGTTGAGATAAACACTGCTGATAGTAAGTGGCAATATGCTAACAGCGAAGATGTTGAAGGTAGCGTAGTTAATCCAGAGGATGGATTAGAGGTAAGTTATAAAGGAGTAAAGATAACAAATAAGTCTAATTTAACATCTAACTTAAATTTAAATTTAACTTTTACGGGAGAAAAAGTAGGCGGAACAGAAGAAGGAGACCCTAATATTTCCGATGATGATATTGATGTAGATAACAGAGAAGATATGATGGGGTTTGAGGTATTGGTAGGCGATATAGATAATTTAGGATTTGGGTATAATGGATTAGATCCATTTAAAGAAATAATGCCGGTTCATAGTTTAGATGTATATCCTAAGGATAGTGAAGATGTACAAGGAACAGATAGAAAAATGGTAAATACGGGATTTTATAATTTCTATAATAGAACTAGTAGTGGTGGCTTTGGTAATACATGGAGTGTGTTGTTATATACAACTAAAGCAGGACTTACTTTTGGTGAAGATGGAACCTGGAAAAATAGTAATTACAAATGGCCATTAGAATGGAAAACTATTAAGCCACAAAGTGGATATGGTTGTAGTTTTGGTGGATATTTTTACAAAAAAGAAGATGGAAATTGGACAAGTGAAAGTAAGTTTTATGATAAATATTGGGGTATAGATACCAGTAAAGTAGGCGATTTAAAGGATGATAATGGAGAAATATTTTTTGATGGGTACACTAATACAACTTTAGGACATCACGAAACTCATATTTTTAATGGAGTAGATTGGGGTGCTATGCAAAAAGTTGAACCATTAAAGTTTGTTTATAATGATAAAATTAGTGAAGAAGATAAAGATAAAAAGGTGTCTAGTGCTACTATTCAAGTAATGTTTGATGATCTTCAACCGGAGCCATCAGAAGATTTTAAAGAATATAAAGCAGATGATTCAGAATGGAGAATATCATCTTTTTCAGCGAAATCTAGAAATAAGTATCAGGTTACTTTAGCAGTGGAAGGTAACGAGAATTATCCAGAGGTTAGAGTACCTGAATTTGAAGAGATAATTAATAATATAGACCAGCATGGTCCAAGAGGCAATCTAGTAACTTTCGAAGTACCAAAACGACTTTTGAAATACATAGAAAATGGTGGCGAAGGATTGTTATTAAAAATTGATGATCCTAGAGATGGTACTATCGTTGGGAAAAACTATGATGGTACAGAAATTAAATTAGGAGATGTGGCTAGTGGTGATTCTTATGCAATAGATTTTGCAAAAATAACTGTTAACGGAACTGTAGATAGAAGTGCTGGTATAGAAGGTAGAATTCTAGACAATGAAGGGAATCCTATAAAAGATGCAGTTATTACAGGAAGCGGAATAGAAGGACAGGTGACAACTGATGAGAATGGATATTATTACATTGAGAATGTAGCACCGGGTCAAGTAATATTGAAAGTTACTCATCCTTCATATAATGATAGGGTAAGCACAATATATCATGTTAACTCTGGAGATATAGTTACATTAAATATAAATATGCTGCCAAGTGGAAAAGATCCAATAATAGTTGCAAAAACAAAATTTACAGGTAATATCATAATAAATAAATATAAGAAGGGTAGCAATACCGCTGTAGGGGAATCAATAGTTAAAGAAATTAAAATAGTAAAATCTGGAGAAAAGTATTCTATAGAAGATATATCATTAAAGGTTGAGCCAGGATTTTATTATAATGTTGATTATAATTTAAAGTTATTTTCAAAGGGTAATATAGATTTTGTATCTCAAGATGGATTTAAGTTGAAATTTGATAGTGAGTTAAAGGCAAGGATAACGCAAGAAAATAATATAAGTCAGTAA
- a CDS encoding signal peptidase I, which translates to MKKVIKVFGNLLFIIAVFILLIGLMTSLSSKSEKVYDVIKYRSYVIVTPSMKPTINPGDMIFVKKTDADKLEKGDIITFNKDNIVATHRIEEISDDSIITKGDNNNLEDTPINKSDVIGKFVFSIPKIGYIISFAISPIGLVTMGSIIVFIFIYDFIFREKKQK; encoded by the coding sequence ATGAAAAAAGTTATTAAAGTTTTTGGTAACCTATTGTTTATAATAGCGGTATTTATACTATTGATAGGGCTTATGACTAGTTTATCTAGTAAGTCAGAAAAAGTATATGACGTAATAAAGTATAGGTCGTATGTAATTGTAACTCCTAGTATGAAGCCTACAATAAATCCAGGAGATATGATTTTTGTAAAGAAGACTGATGCAGATAAGCTAGAAAAGGGAGACATTATAACATTTAATAAAGATAATATTGTAGCTACCCATAGAATTGAAGAGATTAGTGATGACAGTATTATTACTAAGGGAGATAACAATAACCTTGAAGATACGCCTATTAATAAAAGTGATGTAATAGGAAAGTTTGTGTTTTCAATACCAAAGATAGGATACATAATTTCCTTTGCAATATCGCCAATTGGATTGGTAACTATGGGTTCTATTATAGTATTTATTTTTATATATGATTTCATTTTTAGAGAAAAGAAACAAAAGTAA
- a CDS encoding carboxypeptidase regulatory-like domain-containing protein, whose product MNRRKYKLVLIMALFIIFIMSISISYGYFNNKFHGIQGLNGLLQGIDIENGKESIVVDKSEARWYGVDGDTISNPEEGQELEYKGLKIINNSNLISNVQVNMKFNGVKEGGTTEENDGGGTVGEVSEEPSGFDAAGFEILVGDEDNFGYGYGTTNVYKGEITEGHSLAVFPQLNDPDGTDRKMVTTGFYNYYKNIPITSDNKDYTGGLSLVAYTKNSTGLTWKWSNSSESSKKADDNCQWDASFYSIYFKQDGTWGKMSSFENDSTKLGCFTAVNDEIFFDGYTQRSIRGWTSSSSWTDNSDKIDSKNVNWRYLQPVEPVTIKYDGKIGDEEKINRAVIKVMIDDIEPMQDDATIKNSLSSSVTDESWMDMYGCKKSEWYLRFSAKSRVVYKATIRVPGDDEMGEFVEIEEWSDTINKLSQTGAKSSMITLEIPQRFYKYIRKGSTSGKGIQIKIDDDRQGIASGDSYAIDFVKLIVNKSAEYNCTIKGTVYDSDTKKVIPYASVIVNGIEKAKADANGYFELSDVEPGQVVISAEHLAYNKGDRLIYNITSGTEANVTLYLSKKETPSIMEPQLKFTGEVTIRKYDKGLIDPFKSFKLKFDSNIDVKVTQENNAGWEE is encoded by the coding sequence ATGAATAGGAGAAAGTATAAACTAGTATTAATAATGGCGTTATTTATAATTTTCATTATGAGTATTTCTATAAGTTATGGATATTTTAATAATAAATTCCATGGGATACAAGGATTAAATGGTTTATTACAAGGTATAGATATAGAGAATGGCAAGGAATCCATTGTTGTAGATAAGAGCGAAGCAAGATGGTATGGGGTAGATGGAGACACTATAAGTAATCCAGAAGAAGGACAAGAGTTAGAGTATAAGGGATTGAAGATTATTAATAATTCTAATTTAATTTCAAATGTTCAGGTTAATATGAAGTTTAATGGAGTAAAAGAAGGTGGAACCACAGAGGAGAATGATGGCGGTGGTACAGTTGGAGAAGTTTCAGAAGAACCATCTGGATTTGATGCTGCTGGATTTGAAATTTTGGTGGGCGATGAAGATAATTTTGGATATGGATATGGAACAACAAATGTATATAAAGGAGAGATAACGGAAGGTCATTCTTTGGCAGTATTTCCTCAATTGAATGATCCCGATGGAACTGATAGAAAGATGGTGACAACGGGATTTTATAATTATTACAAAAACATACCGATAACTTCAGATAATAAAGATTACACAGGAGGATTGTCACTAGTAGCTTATACTAAAAACTCTACAGGTTTAACATGGAAGTGGTCTAATAGTAGTGAAAGTAGCAAGAAAGCAGATGATAACTGTCAGTGGGATGCTAGTTTTTATTCAATTTATTTTAAACAAGATGGAACATGGGGAAAAATGAGTAGCTTTGAAAATGATAGTACAAAGCTAGGATGTTTCACAGCGGTAAATGATGAAATATTTTTTGATGGGTATACACAAAGATCTATAAGAGGATGGACATCATCAAGTTCTTGGACAGATAACTCTGATAAAATAGATTCTAAAAATGTAAACTGGAGATATTTGCAGCCAGTAGAACCAGTGACAATAAAATATGATGGGAAGATAGGCGATGAAGAAAAAATTAATAGAGCAGTTATAAAAGTAATGATAGATGATATAGAACCAATGCAAGATGATGCTACAATAAAAAACTCATTAAGTTCTTCTGTTACTGATGAGAGTTGGATGGATATGTATGGCTGCAAAAAATCAGAATGGTATTTAAGATTTTCAGCGAAATCCCGTGTAGTATATAAGGCAACTATACGAGTACCTGGAGATGATGAAATGGGAGAATTTGTGGAGATAGAGGAATGGTCTGATACAATTAATAAATTAAGCCAAACAGGAGCTAAATCCAGCATGATTACATTGGAAATTCCACAGAGGTTTTATAAGTATATAAGGAAAGGTAGCACTTCAGGAAAAGGAATACAAATAAAAATTGATGATGATAGACAAGGTATAGCTTCTGGAGATTCCTATGCTATAGATTTTGTTAAATTAATAGTAAATAAAAGTGCGGAGTATAACTGTACAATAAAGGGTACAGTTTATGATAGTGATACTAAAAAAGTAATTCCATATGCATCAGTTATAGTAAACGGTATAGAAAAAGCCAAAGCTGATGCCAATGGATATTTTGAATTAAGTGATGTTGAACCTGGACAAGTAGTTATATCAGCAGAACATTTAGCTTATAATAAAGGCGATAGGTTAATATATAATATCACAAGTGGTACAGAAGCAAATGTAACATTATATTTATCTAAAAAGGAAACACCTAGTATTATGGAGCCACAGCTTAAATTTACTGGAGAGGTTACAATAAGAAAATATGATAAGGGTTTAATAGATCCTTTCAAGAGTTTTAAGTTGAAGTTTGATAGTAATATAGATGTTAAAGTAACTCAAGAGAATAATGCTGGATGGGAGGAATAG
- a CDS encoding PrkA family serine protein kinase, which produces MDFKEFIINDRERHNKEKFEGSFLEYLDIVKENPDVAKLAHKRMNDIITSQGYEVLKPEENPRIKKIYGNEIIKRYNFFKDDFFGIDKVLMKLMNYLNSASMKGEEARQVLYLVGPVGAGKSSLVESLKKALESADRIYAIKGCPMHEEPLHLIPKHLRKEFEEKLGVQIEGDLCPICKYRLMHEYGGKYEDMPVTTNSFSIRSRKGVGVVPPVDPNNQDTSILTGSVDISKMDLYAEDDPRIFSLNGAFNVGNRGIVEFIEVFKNDVEYLHTIITATQEKSIPSPGKGSMIYFDGIILAHSNEAEWNKFKSDHTNEAILDRIVKIEVPYCLELNEEMKIYEKILKKSNFKAHIAPHTIETAAMFAILSRLALSAKADPMTKLKIYNGEEIVEKGTTKRIDIMELREEAGPREGMKGISTRFIIKAIDNALSNSEHDCINPLSIMESIIKSVKELDIAEDEKKRYLGLVQDNIRKEYNKTLEKEITRAFIHSFREQAESLFNNYLDNAEAYVNKTKIKDGSTGEELNPDEEFMRSIEEQLGISESSAKGFRSDVTSYMFYVVRNGGTIDYTTYEPLKEAIEKKLTMSVKDLSRIVTKSKVRNKEQDQKYNAMVAEMISNGYCPNCCDVILKYAANNLWKD; this is translated from the coding sequence ATGGATTTTAAGGAGTTTATAATAAATGATCGTGAACGTCACAATAAAGAAAAATTTGAAGGTAGCTTTTTAGAGTATTTGGATATAGTAAAAGAAAATCCTGATGTTGCAAAACTTGCACATAAGAGAATGAATGATATCATAACTAGTCAAGGATATGAAGTTTTGAAACCGGAAGAAAATCCAAGAATAAAAAAGATATACGGTAATGAAATTATAAAAAGATACAATTTCTTTAAAGATGACTTTTTCGGAATTGATAAAGTATTGATGAAGCTTATGAATTATTTAAATTCTGCATCTATGAAGGGTGAAGAAGCTAGACAAGTATTGTATTTGGTAGGACCTGTAGGTGCTGGTAAATCCTCTTTAGTTGAATCATTAAAAAAGGCATTAGAAAGTGCAGATAGGATATATGCAATTAAAGGATGTCCTATGCATGAGGAACCATTACACCTAATTCCTAAACATTTAAGAAAAGAATTTGAGGAAAAATTGGGAGTTCAAATAGAAGGAGATTTATGTCCAATTTGTAAGTATAGGTTAATGCATGAATATGGTGGTAAGTATGAGGACATGCCTGTAACAACTAATAGTTTTTCAATAAGATCTAGAAAAGGTGTAGGGGTAGTACCACCAGTAGATCCGAATAATCAAGATACATCTATACTAACAGGTTCTGTAGATATTTCTAAAATGGATTTATATGCTGAAGATGATCCAAGAATATTCTCTCTTAATGGAGCTTTTAATGTAGGAAATAGAGGCATAGTAGAATTTATAGAAGTATTTAAGAATGATGTTGAATATTTGCATACTATAATCACTGCTACACAAGAAAAATCAATACCATCTCCAGGTAAAGGTTCAATGATTTATTTTGATGGTATAATTTTGGCTCACTCTAATGAAGCTGAATGGAATAAATTTAAATCAGATCATACCAATGAGGCTATATTAGATAGAATAGTAAAAATAGAAGTACCTTATTGCTTAGAATTAAATGAAGAAATGAAAATATATGAAAAGATATTGAAAAAATCAAATTTTAAAGCTCATATTGCACCGCATACTATAGAAACAGCGGCAATGTTTGCTATTCTTTCAAGATTAGCATTATCTGCCAAGGCTGATCCTATGACAAAGCTTAAGATTTATAATGGTGAAGAAATTGTAGAAAAAGGTACAACAAAGAGAATAGATATAATGGAACTAAGAGAAGAAGCTGGACCAAGAGAAGGTATGAAAGGTATATCAACTAGATTCATTATAAAAGCTATAGATAATGCATTATCTAATTCAGAACATGATTGTATAAATCCACTTAGTATAATGGAAAGTATTATTAAGTCTGTAAAAGAGTTAGATATTGCTGAAGATGAAAAGAAAAGATATTTAGGACTTGTCCAAGATAATATAAGAAAAGAATATAATAAAACTTTAGAAAAAGAAATAACAAGAGCATTTATACATTCTTTCAGAGAACAAGCAGAGTCATTATTTAATAATTATCTTGATAATGCTGAAGCTTATGTTAATAAGACAAAAATTAAGGATGGATCAACAGGAGAAGAGTTAAATCCTGATGAAGAATTTATGAGAAGTATAGAAGAACAACTTGGAATATCTGAAAGTTCAGCTAAAGGATTTAGGTCTGATGTAACTTCATATATGTTCTATGTTGTAAGAAATGGTGGAACAATAGATTATACAACTTACGAACCATTAAAAGAGGCTATAGAGAAGAAATTAACTATGTCTGTAAAGGATCTTTCAAGAATTGTAACTAAATCAAAAGTTAGAAATAAGGAGCAAGATCAAAAATACAATGCAATGGTTGCAGAAATGATTTCTAATGGCTATTGTCCAAACTGTTGTGATGTAATTTTGAAATATGCAGCAAACAACTTGTGGAAGGATTGA
- the yhbH gene encoding sporulation protein YhbH: protein MAIFKDHSSNPVDHDRSIEDRRRHRQLVEKSIKDNLGDILSEESIIGETKNKKFKIPIRGLKEYQFIYGKNSGGVASGTGEEKRGDKIGSEKGGKGKGPGKGQGAGNDEGEDYYETEITLDEVFDYLAEDLELPHMDRKKYSEIITESSFKKKGYQKHGINPRLAKKKTVMTKIERLQSKKRALKEANINEEIDRFPFIEDDLRYYRVKVQPKRESNAAIIFVMDVSGSMDNTKKYLARSYFYVLSRFIKNKYNNVEVAFVAHSTTAKEVGENEFFHKGQSGGTYISSGLNKALEIIEERYDPAMWNLYTFCVSDGDNWSEDNDKTIKAVKDLCEVCNLFGYTEILPITYATTMKYKLNNEIKNKNYLSASIKQKSDLWVALKTMLKKELKEE, encoded by the coding sequence ATGGCCATATTCAAAGATCATAGTTCAAATCCTGTAGACCATGATAGATCCATTGAAGATAGGAGAAGACATAGGCAGTTAGTTGAGAAATCTATAAAGGATAATTTAGGAGATATACTTTCAGAGGAGAGTATTATTGGTGAAACTAAGAATAAGAAATTTAAGATTCCTATAAGAGGGCTTAAGGAATATCAATTTATATATGGAAAAAATTCTGGTGGTGTAGCTAGTGGTACTGGTGAAGAAAAACGAGGAGATAAAATTGGGAGTGAGAAGGGGGGAAAAGGAAAAGGACCAGGTAAGGGTCAAGGCGCTGGCAACGATGAAGGGGAAGATTATTATGAAACAGAAATAACCTTAGATGAAGTTTTTGATTATTTAGCAGAAGATTTAGAATTGCCTCATATGGATAGAAAAAAATATTCAGAAATCATTACGGAAAGTTCTTTTAAGAAGAAAGGTTATCAAAAACATGGCATTAATCCAAGATTAGCGAAAAAAAAGACTGTTATGACAAAAATTGAAAGATTACAGTCAAAGAAAAGAGCTCTTAAAGAAGCTAATATTAATGAAGAAATAGATAGATTCCCTTTTATAGAGGATGATCTTAGATATTATAGGGTAAAGGTGCAACCGAAAAGAGAAAGTAATGCGGCAATAATATTTGTAATGGATGTATCTGGATCTATGGATAATACTAAGAAATATTTAGCTAGGTCATATTTTTATGTACTATCAAGATTTATAAAAAATAAATATAACAATGTAGAAGTGGCTTTTGTTGCTCATTCTACTACAGCAAAAGAAGTAGGAGAAAATGAATTTTTTCATAAAGGTCAATCAGGGGGAACTTATATATCATCAGGGTTGAATAAAGCATTAGAAATAATAGAAGAAAGATATGATCCAGCTATGTGGAATTTATATACATTCTGTGTGTCTGACGGAGATAATTGGAGTGAAGATAATGATAAAACTATAAAAGCAGTAAAAGATCTTTGTGAAGTCTGCAATCTATTCGGATATACAGAAATTTTACCTATAACCTATGCAACGACAATGAAATATAAATTAAATAACGAAATTAAAAATAAAAATTATTTATCTGCATCAATAAAACAAAAATCCGATTTATGGGTTGCATTAAAAACCATGCTGAAGAAAGAGCTAAAGGAGGAATAG
- a CDS encoding SpoVR family protein, whose product MDYTVKDLEMWNDRIEEVVRSVNLDYYPQEFEIIGYKEMIGYEAYVGMPSRYPHWSFGKAYEKNRTLYRYNLTGLPYEMVINSNPCLAYLMRENTLLLQILTMAHVYGHNDFFKNNRLFKEGTDANRTIEMFKVHADTIRDYINDPSIGYENVERVLDAAHSLKLQTSRAVGEKRIDEEEIKKRIMDNYLEKTGSYSILDGYKEIPAPDIYKIPLSPEDDLLYFIIKHGDLAEWEKNILSIVRDETLYFIPQIETKIMNEGWASYWHYTILKNLELPTGLHLEFIKRHNDVIAPIVGGLNPYFLGFKIFEYLDKTYGREKIFEVRECDRDSSFLRRYLTEELCAEFNLFEYVRKSGDIYVKEVADESGWKEIRNSLASNCGMGSVPYIRVYDMNLKDKTLTLEHVYDGRELQLSYTEGTLKYVQELWGYKVRMKTVIDGKELYIVCDENKKLMVAEI is encoded by the coding sequence ATGGACTATACAGTAAAAGATTTAGAAATGTGGAATGATAGAATAGAGGAAGTCGTAAGGAGTGTAAATTTAGATTATTATCCCCAAGAATTTGAGATAATAGGTTATAAAGAAATGATTGGCTACGAAGCTTATGTAGGGATGCCTTCAAGATATCCACATTGGAGTTTTGGAAAAGCATATGAAAAAAATAGGACTTTATATAGGTACAATTTAACAGGACTACCTTATGAGATGGTAATAAATTCTAATCCTTGTTTAGCTTATTTAATGAGAGAAAATACTTTGCTTCTGCAGATTTTAACAATGGCGCATGTATATGGTCATAATGATTTTTTCAAAAATAATAGATTGTTTAAAGAAGGCACTGATGCCAATAGGACAATTGAAATGTTCAAAGTACATGCTGATACTATAAGAGATTATATAAACGATCCTTCTATAGGCTATGAAAATGTAGAAAGAGTTTTAGATGCTGCTCATTCGTTGAAGCTACAGACATCAAGAGCTGTTGGAGAAAAAAGAATAGATGAAGAGGAAATAAAAAAGAGAATAATGGATAATTATCTAGAGAAGACAGGAAGTTATTCTATTTTAGACGGATATAAGGAAATTCCAGCACCAGATATATATAAAATACCATTATCACCAGAGGATGATTTATTGTACTTTATTATTAAGCATGGCGATTTAGCTGAGTGGGAGAAAAATATACTATCTATAGTAAGAGATGAGACATTATATTTTATACCACAAATAGAGACTAAGATAATGAATGAAGGATGGGCATCTTATTGGCATTATACAATATTAAAAAATTTAGAATTGCCAACAGGATTACATTTAGAATTTATAAAGAGACATAATGATGTAATTGCACCTATAGTGGGAGGATTAAATCCTTATTTCTTAGGTTTTAAGATTTTTGAATATCTAGATAAAACTTATGGAAGAGAAAAAATATTTGAAGTAAGAGAATGTGATAGAGATTCATCGTTTTTAAGACGATATCTAACAGAAGAGTTATGTGCGGAATTTAACTTATTTGAGTATGTTAGAAAATCAGGAGATATATATGTAAAGGAAGTTGCAGATGAATCTGGATGGAAGGAAATAAGAAATTCTTTAGCATCAAATTGTGGTATGGGATCTGTACCGTATATAAGGGTATATGATATGAACTTAAAAGATAAAACATTAACATTAGAACATGTTTATGATGGACGAGAATTACAACTTTCATACACTGAGGGTACATTAAAATATGTTCAAGAGTTATGGGGATACAAGGTAAGAATGAAGACAGTCATTGATGGAAAAGAACTATATATTGTTTGTGATGAAAATAAAAAGCTTATGGTAGCTGAGATTTGA